In Gemmatimonadaceae bacterium, the genomic window TCGCTGCGGGCGCTCGGCGTGTCCGACAGCACCATCGCCGCCATCAGCAGCGGCAAGCCGACGGGCGTCGTGGAGGGCATCATCCGGTCGCCCATCGCCGGCGTGGTGGTGGAGAAGCTGATCACGCCCGGCCAACTGCTCGCGGCTGGCGGCACGCCGACGTTCACCGTGGCGAACCTTTCCACGGCATGGGTCATGGCCAGCGTCTACCCGGCCGATCTCGATCTCGTGGGCAAGGGCCAGTCGGCGAGCATCTACACCGACGCGTCGCAGCGCCCGGTGTCGGGCCGCGTGGACTACGTGGCCGCGCTGGTCGATCCCGGCACCAAGGCCACCGCCGTCCGCGTCGTGGCCGACAATCGCTCCCAATTGCTCAAGCGCGACATGTTCGTGCGCGTGCAGATCCACTCCACGCGCGCGCGCACCGGCATCCTGATTCCCGCGGCGGCGCTCCTGCGCAACGGGGACAACCTGCCGTTCGTGTTCGTCGCCACGCCCGACGGCTCGTTCGCGCGTCGCGACATCACGTA contains:
- a CDS encoding efflux RND transporter periplasmic adaptor subunit codes for the protein MSKRPFAPATFAVAALIALAGVVAGCTSSSSATEDTTAIVKPSTFKVTDAQRARLKIVTLADTTFRPSLDVTGTVEFNGDSSTQVIAPISGPVTRLLVNVGDEVKAGTPLAAVSSPDFASAMAGYRKAEDAARNTQRILTLNQQLYANDALARSDLDQSRTDASSAAADLDAAAESLRALGVSDSTIAAISSGKPTGVVEGIIRSPIAGVVVEKLITPGQLLAAGGTPTFTVANLSTAWVMASVYPADLDLVGKGQSASIYTDASQRPVSGRVDYVAALVDPGTKATAVRVVADNRSQLLKRDMFVRVQIHSTRARTGILIPAAALLRNGDNLPFVFVATPDGSFARRDIT